The stretch of DNA CCCCTCCGACGTGCTGAAGAAGTCCAGCGACTTCCCGGACCCGACCATCAACACCTACAGCCTGTTCGCCCAGGACCAGATCAGCTGGAACCAGTGGACCTTCCTGCCGGGCCTGCGCTACGACTACACCCAGCTCAAGCCGCACATCACCCAGGAGTTCCTCAACACCGTGGCCGCCGATGGCAATGGTGAGGTGAGCGACCAGAACAAGACCTGGCACCGGGTATCGCCCAAGTTCGGCCTGACCTATGCCCTGAGCGACCAGTACACCTGGTACGGCCAGTACGCCGAAGGGTTCCGCACCCCGACCGCCAAGGCGCTGTACGGCCGCTTCGAGAACACCACCACCGGTTACCGCGTGGCGCCGAACTCGAACCTCAAGCCGGAGAAAAGCCAGAGCTATGAAACCGGCCTGCGCGGCAACTTCGAGTCCGGCAACTTCGACGTGGCGGTGTTCTATAACAAGTACCGCGACTTCATCAACGAAGACGCGGTGACCCCGGGCTACGACGAACTGACGTTCCAGAGCAACAACATCAAGCACGCCACCATCAAGGGCGTGGAAGTCAAGGGCCGGCTCAACCTCGACGCCCTGGGCGCGCCGCAGGGCCTGTACACCCAGGGTTCGGTGGCCTATGCCTACGGTCGCAACAACGACACCGGCGAACCCTTGAACGCGGTCAACCCGCTGACCGGCGTGTTCGGCCTGGGCTACGACCAGGACCACTACGGCGCCCTGCTCAGCTGGACCCTGGTGAAGAAGAAAGACCGCGTCGACAGCAGCAGCTTCAAGACCCCGGATGGCACCAGCAGCCAGTTCAAGACCCCGGGCTACGGCGTGCTCGACCTGACCGGCTTCTACAAGGTCAGCGACGACGTCACCGTCAGCGCCGGCGTCTACAACCTGGCCGACAAGAAGTACTGGCTGTGGGATGACGTGCGCGGCTACGACAGCGTCGGCGAAGCCGCCGTGCTGAGCCCGGCCAACCTCGACCGCCTGACCCAGCCGGGTCGCAACTTCGCGGTCAACCTGATCTGGGACATCTGACCCGGTCTGCCTCACTGCGCTTTTCGATGGGGCGCAGTGAGGATTTTTTACTGTGCCGCGTCTACTTGTTCGTCTAGTTAGCAAGTGCTTCTCATTTCAAGCCGCTCTTATTTTTAAGCAGCTCTCATTTCCATTGACCAAGGACATCGTCATGACCACCCAGGATTCCCCACAGCGCCCGAGCCTGCGCTCCCAGCGCCTGAACCAGATCACCCACGAACCCCATGCCAGGCTCGACGCCCTGGTCAAGGCTCACGCGCCATTCGAAAGCGCCAGCAGCTTTGCCCGTTTCGTCGTCGCCCAGTACCTGTTCCAGTCCGAATTGGTCGCCCTGTACAACGACCCGGCGCTGATCGCCATCGTCCCGGACCTGGCAGAACGTTGCCGCGCCGAAGCGGCCAAGGCCGACCTGGCGGACCTGGACACCGAAGTCCCGGCCCCGGTGGCGGGCGCGGTGCAGAACCCGAGCAAGGCCGAAGCCCTGGGCTGGCTGTTCGTCTCCGAGGGCTCCAAGCTCGGCGCGGCGTTCCTGATCAAGCGCGCGGTGGGCCTGGGCCTCAGCGAAACCTTCGGTGCCCGGCACCTGGGCGAGCCGGCCGGCGGTCGCGCCGAAGGCTGGAAAACCTTCACCCGCACCCTCGATGGCCTGGCGTTCAGTGCCGAAGAGGAAGCCGCGGCGGAAAAAGGCGCGCTGGATGCCTTCAACCGCTTTACCGTGCTGCTGGAAAAGGCCTACGACACGGCGCCTGAACTGGCCTGATTTTTTCGCCGGCACCCTCGTTCCTGTATTGAAGGCGTAGACTCACGCCCGCTGCAGGAACGAACCCGCTGGCGTCAGCCGTTATTCCCACCCCTTGTGGATTGAGCCCCATGCTCGTCACCTCATCATCGAACCCATGACCGGCACAACCCGATCCCCGTCCAAGGCCTCCCGCCTGTTCTTCGGCTGCCTGGCTTACATCAGCCTGGCCATCGGCCTGATCGCCATCGTCGTCCCCGGCCTGCCAACCACCGAGTTCGTGCTCCTCGCCGCCTGGGCCGCGACCAAGAGCTCGCCACGCCTGAGCGCCTGGATGGAAAACCATCGCCTGTTCGGCCCCATCCTGAGCAACTGGCGCAACGGCCGAATCGTCAGCCGCCGGGCCAAGGTCAGCGCCACCGTCAGCATGCTGCTGTGCGCCGGCCTGATGCTGAGCCTGCTCAACCATCACTGGACCCTGTACCTGGCACTGGCCGGCATGGGCCTCGGCAACCTGTGGATCTGGTCGCGCCCGGAGGCTCTGGCCCAGGCCTCTTGATTCCTCTGCAAGAGCAGCCGGTCGACGTTCGGCTGCTCGCGACATGCCCTCCAGCGAAATCGCCCTCCTCCTCGTTTATGTCAAACACATGACCGCTCGTCGGCTTTTTCTCAGACAAATGCCGCCCAAGCCGATGTTCCGGGCATGGCGCTGAATGGACTTGGCGACCGGAGTCATCCGACTCACCGCTCACCCTTATCCATTCGCGAGATCGCCCCATGTTCGACTCTCTGTCCATTCGCCTGAAAATCGTGCTGTTGTCCGGACTCTGCCTGCTCGGTGTGGTGGGCCTGATCGTCGGGATGAACATCTACCAGACCAACCAGAACGATCAGTTGGTCAGCAGCTCCAGTTCGCGAATGCTCACCGACAGTGTGCAGAACCTGCTGCAGGCCCGGGCCGCCGAGCAGGCGGTGCGGGTACAGAAAACCT from Pseudomonas chlororaphis subsp. chlororaphis encodes:
- a CDS encoding biliverdin-producing heme oxygenase, which codes for MTTQDSPQRPSLRSQRLNQITHEPHARLDALVKAHAPFESASSFARFVVAQYLFQSELVALYNDPALIAIVPDLAERCRAEAAKADLADLDTEVPAPVAGAVQNPSKAEALGWLFVSEGSKLGAAFLIKRAVGLGLSETFGARHLGEPAGGRAEGWKTFTRTLDGLAFSAEEEAAAEKGALDAFNRFTVLLEKAYDTAPELA
- a CDS encoding YbaN family protein, which codes for MTGTTRSPSKASRLFFGCLAYISLAIGLIAIVVPGLPTTEFVLLAAWAATKSSPRLSAWMENHRLFGPILSNWRNGRIVSRRAKVSATVSMLLCAGLMLSLLNHHWTLYLALAGMGLGNLWIWSRPEALAQAS